One stretch of Streptomyces sp. NBC_01363 DNA includes these proteins:
- a CDS encoding LLM class flavin-dependent oxidoreductase, translating to MRLSTVILPIHRWAEGQKIWQRAEDLGFHAAYTYDHLAWRTFRDGPWFGAVPTLTAAAAATRRLRLGTLVTSVKPFSPITV from the coding sequence ATGCGTCTGAGCACGGTAATCCTCCCCATCCACCGGTGGGCCGAAGGACAGAAGATCTGGCAGCGGGCCGAGGACCTCGGCTTCCACGCCGCCTACACCTATGACCACCTGGCCTGGCGGACCTTCCGCGACGGCCCCTGGTTCGGCGCGGTACCGACCCTCACCGCCGCGGCCGCCGCCACCCGCCGACTGCGCCTGGGCACCCTCGTCACCTCAGTCAAGCCTTTTTCACCCATCACGGTGTGA
- a CDS encoding MerR family transcriptional regulator: MSGPGRSSAATDRQAAAEYRIEDLAHASGATVRTIRAYQDRGLLPTPERRGRANVYRDTHLARLRQIADLLDRGYTLASIKELLDAWDTGRGLGGVLGLVAEVHGPWTDEQADRITRDELNLKFGGTSDDEAVAEAVDLGVLERIPGRDDEFLVPSPQELAVAVELHAAGVPLSAISGHLRELRGQVEQIASRFLEFTTEHVFARYLGHRPPTDSDAAEAAAMVRRLRPLAQQTVDAELARAMRTFATRHLHHHLGADTPIGVDSPSLTALGVDLPPSTIRAVQQLVGTENVSAFVAAAAEREVQSRTLDALVSPHVKVEQVDQSG; the protein is encoded by the coding sequence GTGAGCGGCCCCGGGCGGTCGTCGGCGGCGACGGACCGGCAGGCCGCCGCCGAGTACCGGATCGAGGACCTGGCGCACGCGAGCGGGGCCACCGTCCGCACGATCCGCGCCTACCAGGACCGCGGCCTGCTGCCGACACCGGAGCGGCGCGGCCGGGCCAATGTGTACCGGGACACCCATCTCGCCCGGCTCCGGCAGATCGCCGATCTACTGGATCGCGGTTACACGCTGGCCAGCATCAAGGAGCTCCTGGACGCCTGGGACACCGGCCGCGGGCTGGGCGGGGTGCTCGGGCTCGTCGCCGAGGTGCACGGCCCCTGGACGGACGAACAGGCCGACCGGATCACCCGGGACGAGCTGAACCTCAAGTTCGGCGGGACCTCGGACGACGAGGCGGTCGCCGAGGCGGTGGACCTCGGCGTACTCGAACGCATTCCGGGCAGGGACGACGAATTCCTGGTACCGAGCCCCCAGGAGCTGGCCGTGGCGGTCGAGTTGCACGCTGCGGGCGTGCCGCTCAGCGCAATCTCCGGGCATCTGAGGGAACTTCGCGGTCAGGTCGAGCAGATCGCCTCGCGTTTCCTTGAGTTCACCACCGAGCACGTCTTCGCCCGCTATCTCGGCCATCGGCCGCCGACCGACTCGGACGCGGCCGAGGCTGCCGCCATGGTGCGCAGACTGCGTCCGCTCGCCCAGCAGACGGTGGACGCCGAACTGGCCCGTGCGATGAGGACGTTCGCCACCCGTCATCTGCATCATCACCTCGGGGCGGACACGCCCATCGGCGTGGATTCCCCGTCACTCACGGCACTCGGAGTGGATCTGCCGCCGAGCACGATCCGGGCTGTCCAGCAGCTGGTTGGCACGGAGAACGTCTCCGCCTTCGTCGCGGCGGCCGCTGAACGCGAGGTGCAATCACGGACATTGGATGCACTTGTTTCACCTCACGTCAAAGTGGAGCAAGTTGACCAAAGTGGTTGA
- a CDS encoding RNA 2'-phosphotransferase, whose translation MDERRTVKVSKYLSKHLRHQPERIGITLDANGWVPIDTLLRAVARNNFPLTRAELDHVVAVNDKQRFAVENDRIRASQGHTVPVDLDLPPAEPPAYLYHGTVGHALDSIRSEGLRPMDRTHVHLSPDRETATRVGARRGRPVVLSVDAGAMHHAGHTFYVSANGVWLTAAVPPAFLRFRN comes from the coding sequence ATGGATGAAAGACGCACCGTCAAGGTGTCCAAGTACCTTTCGAAACACCTGCGGCATCAACCGGAGCGGATCGGCATCACGCTCGACGCCAATGGCTGGGTGCCGATCGACACGCTGCTGCGGGCCGTGGCCCGCAACAACTTCCCCCTCACCCGGGCCGAGCTCGACCATGTCGTCGCCGTCAACGACAAGCAGCGCTTCGCCGTCGAGAACGACCGGATCCGCGCGAGCCAGGGCCATACCGTCCCGGTGGATCTCGACCTGCCGCCGGCCGAACCGCCGGCGTACCTCTACCACGGCACGGTGGGCCACGCGCTGGACTCGATCCGGAGCGAGGGGTTGCGGCCCATGGACCGCACGCACGTCCATCTCTCGCCCGACCGCGAGACGGCGACCAGGGTCGGTGCCCGGCGCGGCCGGCCCGTCGTCCTGTCCGTGGACGCGGGCGCGATGCACCACGCGGGCCACACCTTCTATGTCAGCGCCAACGGCGTCTGGCTCACCGCTGCCGTGCCGCCCGCGTTCCTGCGGTTCCGCAACTGA
- a CDS encoding Cof-type HAD-IIB family hydrolase, protein MTSATDSPSPAVIRLIATDLDGTLLRDDKTVSDRTVAALAAAEEAGIEVFFVTGRPARWMDVVSDHVHGHGLAICANGAAVADLHAGGELVEVRPLERAIALDVVHSLRAAAPGTTFAVELATGIHYEPDYPPFHLDPCASIAVAEKLLHEEAPGTGVPVLKLLAHHAELAPDDFLALARTTAGERASFTRSSPTALLEISGPGVSKASTLELCCAERGISPAEVVAFGDMPNDVEMLSWAGTSYAMGNAHPAALAAASGRTATNGEDGVAVVIERIIAERRASGIGR, encoded by the coding sequence GTGACCTCAGCTACCGACTCGCCTTCGCCTGCCGTTATCCGGCTGATCGCCACCGACCTGGACGGCACCCTGCTCCGCGACGACAAGACGGTCTCCGACCGTACGGTCGCCGCGCTCGCCGCTGCCGAGGAGGCCGGTATCGAGGTCTTCTTCGTCACCGGGCGCCCGGCCCGCTGGATGGATGTCGTCAGCGACCATGTGCACGGCCACGGCCTGGCGATCTGCGCCAACGGCGCGGCGGTCGCCGATCTGCACGCCGGCGGCGAGCTGGTCGAGGTCCGGCCGCTGGAGCGTGCCATCGCCCTCGACGTGGTCCATTCGCTGCGCGCCGCCGCCCCCGGCACCACCTTCGCCGTCGAGCTGGCCACCGGCATCCACTACGAACCGGACTACCCGCCGTTCCACCTGGACCCGTGCGCCTCGATCGCCGTCGCCGAGAAGCTGCTGCACGAGGAGGCGCCCGGCACCGGCGTCCCCGTACTGAAGCTCCTCGCCCACCACGCCGAACTCGCCCCGGACGACTTCCTCGCCCTGGCCCGTACGACGGCCGGTGAGCGGGCCTCCTTCACCCGGTCCAGCCCCACGGCCCTGCTGGAGATCAGCGGTCCCGGGGTCTCCAAGGCCAGCACGCTGGAGCTCTGCTGCGCCGAGCGCGGTATCTCGCCCGCCGAGGTCGTCGCCTTCGGGGACATGCCCAACGACGTGGAGATGCTGAGCTGGGCGGGCACGTCGTACGCGATGGGCAACGCCCACCCGGCCGCGCTCGCCGCCGCCTCCGGCCGGACCGCCACCAACGGCGAGGACGGTGTCGCGGTCGTCATCGAGCGGATCATCGCCGAGCGCCGGGCCTCCGGCATCGGGCGCTGA
- a CDS encoding SWIM zinc finger family protein has translation MTHSFPGQRRAPARGKRAFATTWWGQAWVTALEDSTLDAGRLSRGRTYARQGKVGPADVAPGRVKAAVQGSRPSPYRSSVRLPVLTDAQWDTLLDTVAARAGHLAALLDGEMPAELVDDARQAGVPLLPQPTELDPDCSCPDWGYPCKHAAALCYAIAAAIDADPFVLFALRGRGREEVLAQLRTRRTVPRQAASPPAPTGVPASAAYTDWAEHAPGLPELPAPAAHTTTLPVAPPPDSGLTSTDLEHLVADTAARAVRLLAGDTADLHLTQHQDTVRIAACRPGPEWFHHLIENTGTRPTEFARLTRAWRHGGTTGLTVAEQPHTPAPATMSAARATLTTALTEMTTTPGPLRTWRNRLTLTDHGIQLRLGPDTCWYPYLRGDDGEWWPAAPADTDPITALTAVWQQTEA, from the coding sequence ATGACCCATTCATTCCCCGGCCAGCGCCGCGCACCCGCCCGCGGCAAGCGCGCCTTCGCCACGACCTGGTGGGGCCAGGCGTGGGTGACGGCCCTGGAGGACTCCACCCTGGACGCCGGACGTCTGTCCCGCGGACGTACCTACGCCCGTCAGGGCAAGGTCGGCCCAGCCGATGTCGCCCCGGGCCGGGTCAAGGCCGCCGTCCAGGGCAGCCGGCCGAGCCCGTACCGCTCCTCGGTCCGTCTGCCCGTCCTCACCGACGCCCAGTGGGACACCCTCCTCGACACCGTCGCGGCCCGTGCCGGGCATCTGGCGGCGCTCCTCGACGGCGAGATGCCCGCCGAACTCGTCGACGACGCCCGGCAGGCGGGCGTCCCCCTTCTCCCTCAGCCCACCGAACTCGACCCGGACTGCTCCTGCCCCGACTGGGGATACCCCTGCAAACACGCCGCCGCGCTCTGCTACGCCATCGCCGCCGCCATCGACGCCGACCCGTTCGTGCTCTTCGCGCTGCGCGGCCGAGGCCGCGAGGAGGTCCTCGCCCAGCTGCGCACACGCCGTACGGTGCCCCGGCAGGCAGCGAGCCCGCCGGCCCCGACCGGCGTCCCGGCCTCCGCCGCGTACACCGACTGGGCCGAACACGCCCCCGGGCTGCCAGAACTCCCCGCACCGGCCGCCCACACCACTACCCTGCCCGTAGCCCCACCACCCGACAGCGGCCTCACCTCCACGGACCTGGAGCACCTCGTAGCCGACACCGCCGCACGCGCCGTACGACTCCTCGCGGGTGACACCGCCGACCTGCACCTGACCCAGCACCAGGACACGGTACGGATCGCCGCGTGCAGGCCCGGCCCCGAGTGGTTCCACCACCTGATCGAGAACACCGGCACCAGACCGACCGAATTCGCCCGCCTCACCCGCGCCTGGCGCCACGGCGGCACGACGGGCCTCACCGTCGCCGAACAACCCCACACCCCAGCCCCGGCGACGATGTCGGCCGCCCGCGCCACTCTGACCACAGCCCTCACCGAGATGACCACCACACCCGGCCCTCTCCGGACCTGGCGCAACCGCCTCACCCTCACCGACCACGGCATCCAGCTGCGCCTGGGCCCCGACACCTGCTGGTATCCCTACCTCCGGGGTGACGACGGCGAATGGTGGCCCGCGGCACCGGCCGATACCGACCCGATCACAGCACTCACCGCGGTCTGGCAGCAGACCGAGGCGTGA
- a CDS encoding plasmid pRiA4b ORF-3 family protein, which translates to MRRDTGAAPSDLQLKIALYGTQPPLWRRLVLPSDTSLRTLHDAVQAAFGWQGGHLHLFTDESGRVYGDAARLTDIDLGFGPGSRDQHATALGDVLPEDGARLRYVYDFGDDWEHRITLEKTLPQPVGAERAVRCVGGRRADVPAEDIGGVWGLGEVLARLEVPDRAGDGPYDELVAELRSAGYDPAAFPREGIAERLARLTPDTVPGTAKPSAGTRAGRGGGGQPAAEDTASCACGRCRGSGGPVDPGVDGPVASMPVLRPVTLAPREDLAAAVRDVPLFDSALRLTTWCREGRQVTASRVLRPALAREAVEDLRLWEFADEASPYAEAAARARALKALRSAKDVDVLDEPWSFAVNRGLITISGGRAWGSETADFAGENLLELWSVTLGDLLEEIDETGVLDEPLGELGELSAEIADALIGQLYDALDGAWVEIDDLRAKAREAGAEGPELVFLLALFATAFRDLAEELAHLGAVEFVPGDHDVVAAEDLLATPLNAVSGRGLAGSDAWSDASGRPWDHENGDRMRLTPLGRHGLRAYLMECGALAPLLGEYAEADADTLLQGLLGYSPEETRQEVEGWLKHRSGADAAVGLLDACAGDGPDIAARRAVVQPVLAVLDDSRALRVLRKAADSDVEGCRQVAAAALGARPEADAYADAARAEQARLWLFIDGLSLFVGAQEDEELLLGFQENPNVAPEVLEQRVDDLWRVEHPATTQVLAELGESLRDVDKRLAKRIRTAANKARSRR; encoded by the coding sequence ATGCGACGAGACACGGGGGCGGCCCCGTCCGATCTCCAGCTGAAGATCGCGCTGTACGGCACCCAGCCGCCTCTGTGGCGGCGCCTCGTACTGCCGTCCGACACCTCTCTTCGCACCCTGCACGACGCCGTCCAGGCCGCCTTCGGCTGGCAGGGTGGCCATCTACACCTCTTCACCGACGAGTCCGGCCGGGTGTACGGCGACGCGGCCCGGCTCACCGACATCGATCTCGGCTTCGGCCCCGGCAGCAGAGACCAGCACGCCACCGCGCTCGGTGATGTTCTGCCCGAGGACGGGGCGCGGCTGCGCTATGTCTACGACTTCGGCGATGACTGGGAGCACCGGATCACGCTGGAGAAGACACTGCCGCAACCGGTCGGCGCGGAGCGAGCGGTGCGCTGCGTCGGCGGCCGTCGTGCCGACGTACCGGCTGAGGACATCGGCGGGGTGTGGGGCCTGGGCGAGGTACTGGCACGCCTCGAAGTACCCGACAGGGCGGGAGACGGCCCGTACGACGAGCTGGTCGCCGAGCTGCGGTCGGCCGGCTACGACCCGGCAGCCTTCCCCCGGGAGGGGATCGCTGAGCGGCTGGCCCGTTTGACGCCGGACACGGTGCCCGGTACGGCGAAGCCGTCGGCCGGTACCCGGGCCGGGCGCGGCGGTGGGGGACAGCCGGCTGCCGAGGACACGGCATCGTGCGCCTGCGGGCGCTGCCGAGGGTCGGGCGGCCCGGTCGACCCCGGAGTCGACGGACCGGTCGCGAGTATGCCCGTGCTGCGCCCGGTCACCCTGGCTCCGCGGGAGGATCTCGCGGCGGCTGTGCGGGATGTCCCGCTCTTCGATTCGGCGCTGCGGCTCACCACCTGGTGTCGCGAGGGACGGCAGGTCACCGCGAGCCGGGTGCTGCGTCCCGCGCTCGCCCGTGAGGCCGTCGAGGATCTCCGGCTATGGGAGTTCGCCGACGAGGCCTCGCCGTACGCCGAGGCCGCCGCCCGGGCCCGTGCGTTGAAGGCGCTGCGCAGCGCCAAGGACGTGGACGTTCTCGACGAGCCGTGGAGTTTCGCCGTGAACCGCGGGCTGATCACGATCAGCGGGGGCCGCGCCTGGGGTAGCGAGACAGCCGACTTCGCCGGCGAGAATCTTCTGGAGCTCTGGTCCGTCACCCTGGGCGACCTGCTGGAGGAGATCGACGAGACGGGGGTACTGGACGAACCGCTCGGCGAGCTGGGCGAGCTGTCGGCCGAGATCGCCGACGCGCTGATCGGGCAGCTGTACGACGCCCTGGACGGCGCCTGGGTGGAGATCGACGACCTGCGGGCGAAAGCCCGAGAGGCGGGTGCTGAAGGGCCCGAGCTCGTTTTCCTCCTGGCCTTGTTCGCGACGGCCTTCCGGGACCTGGCGGAAGAGCTCGCCCACCTGGGCGCGGTGGAGTTCGTGCCCGGTGACCATGATGTCGTCGCGGCCGAGGATCTCCTGGCCACGCCCCTGAACGCCGTCAGCGGGCGCGGGCTCGCCGGTTCGGATGCCTGGTCGGACGCGTCGGGCCGGCCGTGGGACCACGAGAACGGGGACCGCATGCGGCTCACCCCGCTCGGCCGCCACGGGCTGCGCGCCTACCTGATGGAATGCGGTGCGCTCGCACCGCTGCTCGGCGAGTACGCCGAAGCCGACGCAGACACCCTCCTCCAGGGCCTTCTGGGCTACTCCCCCGAGGAGACGCGCCAAGAGGTCGAAGGGTGGCTGAAGCACCGTTCCGGGGCCGACGCCGCGGTGGGACTGCTCGACGCCTGTGCGGGCGACGGCCCCGACATCGCGGCCAGACGCGCCGTGGTCCAGCCGGTGCTGGCCGTACTCGACGACTCGCGAGCACTGCGCGTGCTGCGCAAGGCGGCGGACTCCGACGTCGAGGGATGCCGCCAGGTGGCCGCTGCGGCCCTGGGCGCACGCCCTGAGGCGGACGCGTACGCGGATGCGGCGCGCGCGGAGCAGGCCCGGTTGTGGCTGTTCATCGACGGTCTCTCGCTCTTCGTCGGTGCCCAGGAGGACGAGGAGCTGCTCCTGGGCTTCCAGGAGAACCCGAACGTGGCACCAGAGGTGCTCGAACAGCGGGTGGACGACCTTTGGCGAGTGGAGCACCCGGCCACCACCCAGGTGCTTGCCGAGCTGGGCGAGAGCCTGCGCGACGTCGACAAGCGGCTGGCCAAACGCATCCGCACCGCGGCGAACAAGGCGCGCTCCCGCCGGTGA
- a CDS encoding DEAD/DEAH box helicase, which translates to MARVVAREPGTGRRSVLPLAAPESASWARGLLDNGWAAVFLPGEPARLGRLLLWQPAGAAAAEDTAPTGVETDTAELVLPHGRSVRRRKVTGHALPAALAVAALTGAQPPNPSAAAWQAAARLALRLLADGRLHPALTPAGYDTWQAGPYTAAQRQTLDALAAAFPPHAHCLPEPGPPPVRIAEPAALVRQFCDAVADDLVRTPAAPLAMGALPYAWRETRAVPALREWAEETAAAFTADVGVSLRVDPPEGRRRVFRAVPQLHTAADPGLVVEAARLWSEPDEVERLLGPRAETETLLALRRGARAWPPLQRLLRDAAPDELRLSDDDAFDLLGDATDTLRSAGIDVHWPRELVKALTATAEIGQRTAPGSSAGGLLGADALLDFRWQVSLGGEPLTEAEMDALAETRRPLVRLRDQWVVADPKLVARVRRRRMEPLTPMEALSATLTGEVERDGEQIPCAAVGALGDLVARIRDPESRTPAPQPAALKAMLRDYQRRGLAWLAEMCELGLGGCLADDMGLGKTITLLALHLHRQTDPATAGPTLVVCPASLLGNWEREAARFAPSTPVRRYHGGERHLDDLAGDEIVLVTYGVLRRDREALAGTDWSLIAADEAQHVKNPYAVTARELRALPARARVALTGTPVENNLSELWALLDWTTPGLLGPLAAFRDRHARAIESGEDPEAAERLSRLVRPFLLRRRKSDPGIAPELPAKTETERVVALTAEQAGLYEAVVRETMAKIAESEGIARRGLVLKLLTGLKQICNHPAQYLRQSTPLGGRSGKLDLLDELLGTITAEGESVLVFTQYKQMATLLEKHLTERGTPTLFLHGGTPVARREEMVERFQRGEVPVFLLSLKAAGTGLNLTRATHVVHYDRWWNPAVEDQATDRAYRIGQDRPVQVHKLIAEGTVEDKVAQLLESKRALADAVVGSGEAALTELSDADLAELVALGRQS; encoded by the coding sequence GTGGCACGAGTCGTCGCACGGGAGCCGGGCACGGGCCGCAGGAGTGTGCTGCCGCTGGCGGCACCCGAGTCGGCCTCCTGGGCGCGGGGCCTGCTCGACAACGGCTGGGCGGCGGTGTTCCTGCCCGGGGAGCCCGCCCGCCTCGGCCGACTGCTGCTGTGGCAGCCCGCCGGGGCGGCCGCCGCCGAGGACACGGCACCCACCGGCGTCGAGACCGACACGGCGGAACTGGTGCTGCCGCACGGCCGTTCGGTCAGGCGGCGCAAGGTGACGGGCCACGCGCTGCCCGCCGCCCTCGCCGTCGCCGCCCTGACAGGGGCGCAGCCACCGAATCCGTCCGCCGCCGCCTGGCAGGCCGCCGCCCGCCTCGCGCTCCGGCTGCTCGCCGACGGCCGCCTCCACCCCGCCCTCACCCCCGCCGGCTACGACACCTGGCAGGCGGGGCCTTACACCGCCGCCCAGCGTCAGACCCTGGACGCCCTCGCCGCCGCGTTCCCGCCCCACGCCCACTGTCTGCCCGAGCCCGGCCCCCCTCCGGTGCGGATCGCCGAACCCGCCGCGCTGGTACGCCAGTTCTGCGACGCGGTCGCCGACGACCTGGTCCGCACCCCGGCCGCGCCGCTCGCCATGGGGGCGCTGCCGTACGCCTGGCGCGAGACGCGTGCCGTACCCGCCCTGCGCGAGTGGGCCGAGGAGACCGCCGCCGCGTTCACCGCCGATGTCGGCGTCTCCTTGCGCGTCGACCCCCCGGAGGGACGGCGCCGAGTGTTCCGGGCCGTGCCGCAGTTGCACACCGCGGCGGATCCGGGGCTCGTCGTCGAGGCCGCCCGGCTGTGGAGCGAGCCGGACGAGGTGGAACGGCTGCTCGGCCCGCGCGCCGAGACCGAGACGCTGCTGGCGCTGCGCCGCGGAGCCCGCGCCTGGCCTCCGCTTCAGCGGCTGCTGAGGGACGCCGCTCCCGACGAACTCCGCCTGTCCGACGACGATGCCTTCGACCTGCTGGGCGACGCCACCGACACACTGCGTTCGGCCGGCATCGACGTGCACTGGCCGCGCGAGCTGGTCAAGGCACTCACCGCGACCGCGGAGATCGGGCAGCGCACCGCCCCCGGCTCCAGTGCGGGCGGACTCCTCGGCGCCGACGCACTCCTCGACTTCCGCTGGCAGGTCTCGCTCGGCGGCGAGCCGCTCACCGAGGCCGAGATGGACGCCCTCGCCGAGACGCGCCGCCCTCTGGTCCGGCTGCGTGACCAGTGGGTGGTCGCTGACCCGAAGCTGGTGGCCCGCGTCAGGCGCCGCCGGATGGAACCGCTCACGCCCATGGAGGCGCTGAGCGCCACGCTGACCGGCGAGGTGGAAAGGGACGGCGAGCAGATCCCCTGTGCGGCGGTCGGCGCGCTCGGCGACCTCGTCGCCCGTATCCGCGATCCCGAGTCACGTACTCCCGCCCCGCAGCCCGCCGCGCTCAAAGCCATGTTGCGCGACTACCAGAGGCGGGGCCTCGCCTGGCTGGCCGAGATGTGCGAGCTCGGCCTCGGCGGCTGCCTCGCCGACGACATGGGCCTGGGCAAGACCATCACCCTTCTCGCCCTGCATCTGCACCGCCAGACCGACCCCGCGACCGCCGGCCCCACCCTCGTCGTCTGCCCGGCCTCCCTGCTCGGCAACTGGGAGCGCGAGGCGGCCCGGTTCGCGCCGTCCACTCCCGTGCGCCGCTACCACGGCGGCGAGCGCCACCTCGACGACCTGGCCGGCGATGAGATCGTCCTGGTCACCTACGGGGTGCTGCGCCGCGACCGCGAAGCCCTCGCCGGGACCGACTGGTCGCTGATCGCCGCGGACGAGGCGCAGCACGTCAAGAACCCCTACGCCGTCACCGCCCGCGAGCTGCGCGCCCTGCCCGCCCGCGCCCGCGTCGCCCTCACCGGCACGCCCGTGGAGAACAACCTCTCCGAGCTGTGGGCGCTCCTCGACTGGACCACTCCGGGGCTCCTCGGCCCCCTCGCGGCCTTCCGAGACCGGCACGCCCGCGCCATCGAGTCGGGCGAGGACCCCGAGGCCGCCGAACGCCTGTCCCGTCTCGTGCGCCCTTTCCTGCTGCGCCGCAGGAAGTCCGACCCGGGAATCGCGCCCGAGCTGCCGGCCAAGACCGAGACCGAGCGGGTCGTGGCGCTGACGGCCGAACAGGCGGGCCTCTACGAGGCGGTGGTCCGCGAGACCATGGCGAAGATCGCGGAATCCGAGGGCATCGCCCGCCGCGGTCTGGTGCTCAAGCTGCTGACCGGGCTGAAACAGATCTGCAACCACCCCGCCCAGTACCTGCGCCAGTCCACGCCGCTCGGCGGCCGTTCCGGCAAGCTCGACCTGCTCGACGAGCTGCTCGGCACCATCACCGCCGAGGGCGAGTCGGTGCTGGTCTTCACCCAGTACAAGCAGATGGCGACCCTCCTGGAGAAACATCTCACCGAACGCGGCACCCCCACCCTCTTCCTGCACGGCGGCACCCCCGTCGCGCGGCGCGAGGAGATGGTGGAGCGCTTCCAGCGCGGTGAGGTACCAGTGTTCCTGCTGTCGCTGAAGGCGGCGGGCACGGGGCTCAACCTCACCCGCGCCACCCACGTCGTGCACTACGACCGCTGGTGGAACCCTGCGGTCGAGGACCAGGCCACCGACCGCGCCTACCGCATCGGGCAGGACAGGCCCGTCCAGGTGCACAAGCTCATCGCGGAGGGCACCGTGGAGGACAAGGTGGCGCAGCTGCTGGAGTCCAAGCGCGCGCTCGCCGACGCCGTCGTCGGCTCCGGCGAGGCCGCCCTGACCGAACTGTCCGACGCCGACCTCGCCGAACTCGTCGCCCTGGGAAGGCAGTCATGA
- a CDS encoding LLM class flavin-dependent oxidoreductase → MRLSTVILPIYPWAKGKKAWQRAEELDFHAAYTYDHLAWRTFRDGPWFGAVPTLTAAAAATRRLRLGTLVTSPNFRHPVTLAKDLITLDDVSDGRLTLGIGAGGNGFDATTLRRSDEEPWTPRERADHFDEFVPLLDQLLREPSVTHEGRFYSANEARNIPGCVQRPRLPFAVAATGPRGMKLAARYGQAWVTTGDPKLYESGTPEQSVEAIRGQLTKLGTACESIGRDVAELDKILLTGFTPDRPLQSLDAFVDFAGTHFALGFTEIVVHLPIPDSDFAADEKVFERIATEGLAQLGH, encoded by the coding sequence ATGCGTCTGAGCACCGTGATCCTTCCGATCTACCCGTGGGCCAAGGGGAAGAAAGCGTGGCAGCGAGCCGAGGAACTCGACTTCCACGCCGCCTACACCTACGACCATCTGGCCTGGCGGACCTTCCGCGACGGCCCCTGGTTCGGCGCGGTACCGACCCTCACCGCCGCGGCCGCCGCCACCCGCCGACTGCGCCTGGGCACCCTCGTCACCTCCCCCAACTTCCGGCACCCCGTCACGCTCGCCAAGGACCTCATCACGCTCGACGACGTCTCCGACGGGCGCCTCACCCTCGGCATCGGCGCCGGTGGCAACGGCTTCGACGCCACGACACTGCGCCGGAGCGACGAGGAGCCGTGGACGCCGCGCGAGCGGGCCGACCACTTCGACGAGTTCGTACCGCTGCTCGACCAGCTGCTGCGTGAGCCCTCGGTGACGCACGAGGGCAGGTTCTACTCGGCGAACGAGGCCCGGAACATCCCCGGTTGTGTGCAGCGGCCCCGGCTGCCGTTCGCGGTGGCCGCCACCGGCCCGCGCGGAATGAAGCTCGCCGCCCGGTACGGCCAGGCATGGGTCACCACGGGCGACCCGAAGCTGTACGAGTCGGGTACCCCGGAGCAGTCCGTGGAGGCCATCCGGGGACAGCTCACCAAGCTGGGCACGGCCTGCGAGTCCATCGGCCGGGATGTCGCCGAGCTGGACAAGATCCTCCTCACCGGCTTCACTCCGGACCGCCCGCTGCAGTCCCTCGACGCCTTTGTCGACTTCGCGGGCACCCACTTCGCGCTGGGCTTCACGGAGATCGTCGTTCACCTGCCGATACCCGACTCCGACTTCGCGGCGGACGAGAAGGTCTTCGAACGCATCGCCACCGAGGGTCTGGCCCAGCTCGGCCACTGA